The Pan troglodytes isolate AG18354 chromosome 7, NHGRI_mPanTro3-v2.0_pri, whole genome shotgun sequence genome has a window encoding:
- the FZD6 gene encoding frizzled-6, whose amino-acid sequence MEMFTFLLTCIFLPLVRGHSLFTCEPITVPRCMKMAYNMTFFPNLMGHYDQSIAAVEMEHFLPLANLECSPNIETFLCKAFVPTCTEQIHVVPPCRKLCEKVYSDCKKLIDTFGIRWPEELECDRLQYCDETVPVTFDPHTEFLGPQKKTEQVQRDIGFWCPRHLKTSGGQGYKFLGIDQCAPPCPNMYFKSDELEFAKSFIGTVSIFCLCATLFTFLTFLIDVRRFRYPERPIIYYSVCYSIVSLMYFIGFLLGDSTACNKADEKLELGDTVVLGSQNKACTVLFMLLYFFTMAGTVWWVILTITWFLAAGRKWSCEAIEQKAVWFHAVAWGTPGFLTVMLLAMNKVEGDNISGVCFVGLYDLDASRYFVLLPLCLCVFVGLSLLLAGIISLNHVRQVIQHDGRNQEKLKKFMIRIGVFSGLYLVPLVTLLGCYVYEQVNRITWEITWVSDHCRQYHIPCPYQAKAKARPELALFMIKYLMTLIVGISAVFWVGSKKTCTEWAGFFKRNRKRDPISESRRVLQESCEFFLKHNSKVKHKKKHYKPSSHKLKVISKSMGTSTGATANHGTSAVAITSHDYLGQETLTEIQTSPETSMREVKADGASTPRLREQDCGEPASPAASISRLSGEQVDRKGQAGSVSENVRSEGRISPKSDITDTGLAQSNNLQVPSSSEPSSLKGSTSLLVHPVSGVRKEQGGGCHSDT is encoded by the exons atggaaatgtttacatttttgttgACGTGTATTTTTCTACCCCTCGTAAGAGGGCACAGTCTCTTCACCTGTGAACCAATTACTGTTCCCAGATGTATGAAAATGGCCTACAACATGACGTTTTTCCCTAATCTAATGGGTCATTATGACCAGAGTATTGCCGCGGTGGAAATGGAG CATTTTCTTCCTCTCGCAAATCTGGAATGTTCACCAAACATTGAAACTTTCCTCTGCAAAGCATTTGTACCAACCTGCACAGAACAAATTCATGTGGTTCCACCTTGTCGTAAACTTTGTGAGAAAGTATATTCTGATTGCAAAAAATTAATTGACACTTTTGGGATCCGATGGCCTGAGGAGCTTGAATGTGACAG ATTACAATACTGTGATGAGACTGTTCCTGTAACTTTTGATCCACACACAGAATTTCTTGGtcctcagaagaaaacagaacaagtCCAAAGAGACATTGGATTTTGGTGTCCAAGGCATCTTAAGACTTCTGGGGGACAAGGATATAAGTTTCTGGGAATTGACCAATGTGCGCCTCCATGCCCcaacatgtattttaaaagtgatgAGCTAGAGTTTGcaaaaagttttattggaacagttTCAATATTTTGTCTTTGTGCAACTCTGTTCACATTCCTTACTTTTTTAATTGATGTTAGAAGATTCAGATACCCAGAGAGACCAATTATATATTACTCTGTCTGTTACAGCATTGTATCTCTTATGTACTTCATTGGATTTTTGCTAGGCGATAGCACAGCCTGCAATAAGGCAGATGAGAAGCTAGAACTTGGTGACACTGTTGTCCTAGGCTCTCAAAATAAGGCTTGCACCGTTTTGTtcatgcttttgtattttttcacaaTGGCTGGCACTGTGTGGTGGGTGATTCTTACCATTACTTGGTTCTTAGCTGCAGGAAGAAAATGGAGTTGTGAAGCCATCGAACAAAAAGCAGTGTGGTTTCATGCTGTTGCATGGGGAACACCAGGTTTCCTGACTGTTATGCTTCTTGCTATGAACAAAGTTGAAGGAGACAACATTAGTGGAGTTTGCTTTGTTGGCCTTTATGACCTGGATGCTTCTCGCTACTTTGTACTCTTGCCACTGTGCCTTTGTGTGTTTGTTGGGCTCTCTCTTCTTTTAGCTGGCATTATTTCCTTAAATCATGTTCGACAAGTCATACAACATGATGGCCGGAACcaagaaaaactaaagaaatttaTGATTCGAATTGGAGTCTTCAGCGGCTTGTATCTTGTGCCATTAGTGACACTTCTCGGATGTTACGTCTATGAGCAAGTGAACAGGATTACCTGGGAGATAACTTGGGTCTCTGATCATTGTCGTCAGTACCATATCCCATGTCCTTATCAG GCAAAAGCAAAAGCTCGACCAGAATTGGCTTTATTTATGATAAAATACCTGATGACATTAATTGTTGGCATCTCTGCTGTCTTCTGGGTTGGAAGCAAAAAGACATGCACAGAATGGGCTGGGTTTTTTAAACGAAATCGCAAGAGAGA TCCAATCAGTGAAAGTCGAAGAGTACTACAGGAATCATGtgagtttttcttaaagcacaaTTCTAAAGTTAAACACAAAAAGAAGCACTATAAACCAAGTTCACACAAGCTGAAGGTCATTTCCAAATCCATGGGAACCAGCACAGGAGCTACAGCAAATCATGGCACTTCTGCAGTAGCAATTACTAGCCATGATTACCTAGGACAAGAAACTTTGACAGAAATCCAAACCTCACCAGAAACATCAATGAGAGAGGTGAAAGCGGACGGAGCTAGCACCCCCAGGTTAAGAGAACAGGACTGTGGTGAACCTGCCTCGCCAGCAGCATCCATCTCCAGACTCTCTGGGGAACAGGTCGACAGGAAGGGCCAGGCAGGCAGTGTATCTGAAAATGTGCGGAGTGAAGGAAG gATTAGTCCAAAGAGTGATATTACTGACActggcctggcacagagcaacAATTTGCAGGTCCCCAGTTCTTCAGAACCAAGCAGCCTCAAAGGTTCCACATCTCTGCTTGTTCACCCAGTTTCAGGAGTGAGAAAAGAGCAGGGAGGTGGTTGTCATTCAGATACTTGA